In Gadus chalcogrammus isolate NIFS_2021 chromosome 13, NIFS_Gcha_1.0, whole genome shotgun sequence, the genomic stretch ggggcgggggcgggggggggcgagaTGAGTGCGGGGCTACAATCTAGTGAGGTCTCATGGTGGTCGTGGTCAGGGAGAGCTACGTGTTTGTCTACAATCGGACGGTCCACACAATGGCTTCACGCTACACAAACTGCACATCCATGGTTTTGCAGTATTGTTTTTATGAGAAGACATTTTTACACGCtcccgttttaatttatgtgTTCATGGACACACCACAAGTACGAATCATAAATGGGACAGGTGCCGagcacagacagagagggagacagagagaggagttagaggataagggagtgagagagagagagagagagagatagaaaggacATGCTGTTGGCCAAGTGCTacctctcatctccctctctccatccctccctctatccttccacTCTCTTCCCACTCATCATCCCTCTATCCATCTGCACTCTCCTCTTTCATCTCGGATCaaaaacgcccccccccccccccccccccccttcatatACTTCCAACCCGCTATTCCCCCGATGGCTATAAATGCTACAGCTTTTGAGATTTTCAATGCATTCACTAATACAAACGTCTTGCTTCGTGCATCCAGGaagtttattttaattatttttctttgaGTAGCCTTGAGTAGATGACTAATCTTCTGTCTGTTGTGTTTCTctcccctttgtgtgtgtgtgtgtgtgtgtgtgtgtgtgtgtgtgtgtgtgtgtgtgtgtgtgtgtgtgtgtgtgtgtgtgtgtgtgtgtgtgtgtgtgtgtgtgtgtgtgtgtttctctctctctcttcatttcaCAGATGAACAGACCTATCCAAGTGAAGCCAGCAGACAGTGAGAGTCGAGGAGGTATgtcccccgcacacacacacacacacacacacacacacacacacacactgcatccttttcatccttccttcctcctctctttttGTTTATACTTCCCCTCTTTCCTTTGTCTCTCCctaccttcctccctccatccgttacttccttccttcctcagtCCTTATCCTGCCCCCTATCCCTTCActgtccccccccttccctcccatcctcccttaTTTCCATCCAAccccccttcccttccttctACTGCTACAAGCATTGATGCCCATGTGAATCAGCCTCTCCATTAGACGGAAGCACGAGACAGGGCTGCGTACCTCAACACAGGCTGACAGGCAGgccagacccccctccccacccccccccccccccccccccccccccctcacccgcaGCCCCCCAGCCCTGGCCCACCCCGACCCTCCCTCTACTGTTCACAACGCATTATGTAAACGCCAGTCTCCTGCGGCACCGTGGCTGGCCTCGCCTGCAGCTCCTTTCCAGGAGTTTCATCATACTCTCTATGCACAAGGATGCAAATGCATTTGGTTCATGGAAGCCCGACCCCCTCCattctgccacacacacacacacacacacacacacacacacacacacacacacacacacacacacacacacacacacacacacacacagatagacacacacacaccattcacacagatacacacacacgctcacacacacacacaagctcacacagatcacacacacacactctgtcctaGGTCGTGTCAAGCTTTAGGGTAGATGATGGTCAATTACCTTCGTCACATCCAGCCGCTCTGTCACCAGCCACAAACTGGATTTTAGTTGACAAATGTAAGCTTGTGAAATGTAAGCTTAATCAATcgatgaactgtgtgtgtgtgtgtgtgtgtgtgtgtgtgtgtgtgtgtgtgtgtgtgtgtgtgtgtgtgtgtgtgtgtgtgtgtgtgtgtgtgtgtgtgtgtgtgtgtgtgtgtgtgtgtgtgtgtgtgtgtgtgtgtgtgtgtgtgtgttcagcatgtatgctgtgtgtgtctgtgtgtgcgcgtgtgttgttGGTTCTATTTCTGTCCGTGTTGGTGCGGCCATGTATACAAACACCCTGCTGACAGCGAAGACATCTTCAAGCCCATTTTCTGTCTAGACTTATAGTGACCGCAGGCCCAGACGTGGATCGATAGACTGTACAAGAGGAGAAGGATGGATGGTGTTTGACTTCTTTTGGGCTTTAAGTCCTTGAAATCTTTCAATTGTCGATACGACATGGGCCGAGCCAGGGTGATTCTTACAGTCTGGTGGAAatagggagaggggagagggataggagggagggaggggtggaggaagggagttggagagagagggagggagtgagggagagagggaaggagggagggagggcgggagaaaGAAGGGAAATAGAGCATGGGAGCGAGGTTGAAGGTTGCGCATGGACTGGGCTGTTGCGGTGTTTGGCTGCAAATGAAAAAGACGAGGGAAAaaaaggagcaggagaggaagaCGGAACAGGAGCGATCGcatggcttctctctctccgtttagTTTGGTCATCCTCTAAGTATGATTGATGGAGGTGGGGAGAAAACCTTTctgtgtgaagagagagagggagagggagagcgagagagagagagagggacagagagagagagctaataCAGAACTTccagaactctctctctctttcttactcatttaccctctgtctccctctgtctgtctctgtctgtctctctctctctctctctgtctgtctgtctgtctgtctgtctgtctgtctgtctgtctgtctgtctgtctgtctgtctgtctctctctctgtctctctctctctctctctctctctctctctctctctccctctgtctgtgtctctttctctccccctgtctctctctctctctctctctctctctctctctctctctctctctctctctctctctctctctctctctctctctctctttctctctctctcgctctctctcgctctcctcctctctctgttcctgtcTCCATTTCTCCCACTTCTGCCCTTTTTTCTCCTCTATGCCCCATCTTTTATGAATTCACTTCTGTCCTACAGCCGTCATGATGTCCTTTTCCTTCatgtttctcctccttctcttccttctaacctcttcctctctccttctaacCCTTCTCAccacttctctctcctcactacacacctcctccctctagctctctcctattccctcctccaccctcctttcCCGTCCTACTCCCTCATTTTCCATTCGCTCTCCTTCGCCATGAATATCAAATCTGACACCTTGGTTTCGAGATTATCTTATCACACGTGAATCCACAGTAGTTTGAATACATAGATAATAATTTAGTGTCTTAGCATATATTAAGGTGCATACGTGATTTTTCTAACTGTTACACAAAATTATGTAGTTCAAATGTAGTTtagtgtaagtgtaagtggtttgtgtgtgggcgtgcgtgcgtgtgtgtgtgtacatagtgAACAACCGCACACTGCAGGCTGCACTACTGCAGCCTATGAGACTGCAGGCTTTTAAAGTGCAAAGTGAATTGATCTCAGGCTAAACATGTTAGTAAGTATTGTGTGAGCTCTGTGTAAAGACTCCTTTCCTGAAGAGAGATGTAATGTTTATTGGTGCCCTCTCTGGGGAACAATAAAGGCGTTGGACACCAATGCGGTATTTgtgtggaaatgtgtgtgtgttgtctggttTTGCACCTGTGCTGTATGGGTGTGCATTAAAGAATACAAGGGAAGCGAAACGTGTAAGTGGACGTATGCAtcttgagcgtgtgtgtgtatgtctgtgtctgtgcgtgtgtgtgtgtgtgtgtgtgcgcacgacgtgcgtgcatatgtgtgcacagttgtgtgtgtgtgtgtgtgtgtgtgtgtgtgtgtgtgtgtgtgtgtgtgtgtgtgtgtgtgtgtgtgtgtgtgtgtgtgtgtgtgtgtgtgtgtgtgtgtgtgtgtgtgtgtgcgcgcgcaggTGCATCCAGATACAAATGATTGCATGCATGCAAGAGAGTGTGCTTCCTCCACACCTGGTGTGCGACCCACTCTTGTACACACCCAGCCACCCCCCAAACCTAAAGTGCAAGGCCAGAGAGCAGATTAGTCTTGTTGACTCGGCAAGGACACCCTGTCAGCCATACACAGCAGGGAGTACACCCCAGGCGCGCACATGcaaaccccaaacacacacatacacacacacacacacacacacacacacacacacacacacacacacacacacacacacacacacacacccacacacacacccgcgcacacacacacacacacacacacacacacacatataaatatatatacacacacacacactctcactcacacacacacacatataaatatatatatacacacacacacactcacacgcacatataaatatgtatactcacacacacacataaatatatacacacacacacacacacacacacacatgcacacagtgtcACCGGTCTGGGCAGAGCCTCGCCACCCGGGCCACGACATCAAGGTTCATTAATTTCCCAAGCTATACATCCATTACCACAcatagagcacacacacacataacaaataATACATAACACACTACACATGATACATAATATAAAAcaacccaccccaccaccaagAGACCATCAGATGGTGCTACGCACCAACACActtcaccagccccccccccccccccccccccccaccaccctccacacacactgctttgcCTGGGGTTTTCCTTCTTCTACCAATTGAACCATTACTCATTCAATCACAGCGTGGCGCTACATGCTTTGTCAGCAACAAGGGGCCCGGTCGCAATGCTAGCCCGGCTAGCTAGTGTCGGCTAGTCCACACGAGtacatacgcacatacacacacatggtgtcAACGATAGGGTTTCAATTCAGAAATGTGTCGTATGCGCTACCGCTAATGAAATCCAGCGCTGTCAGTGGCATCATGTACAAAGGAGACGAGACAAACAACGTTTCTCGGCGTGGTTGaatgaaaccaaaaaaaaaaacgtcacaAAAAACCGTGAGGTTGAGAGCGGGAGGGGGGCGAGTTTGTGACCcagttttgtcttgtttttcacATTTTTTATATAGAAGACAGAAAGCTATTTGTGGGCATGCTCAACAAGCAGCAGTCGGAGGACGATGTGCGGCGTCTCTTCGAGGCCTTCGGCGGCATCGAGGAGTGCACCATCCTCAGAGGTCCTGATGGAAACAGCAAAGGTCAGGCCTTCTTacagtttttttttgctttataaCACACTCAATAGACTTGGAAGCTTTTTTtaccagttttttttttatgagtgACTTTGCAAAGTTCACCTCCACACGCCCGCTGTCTCCATCAAAACCGACTGAACGGGTTACGTAAGAGTTTATACGATTGGAAATTGTAACAAGTTGAAagtctctttttatttttcctttttttttcctttcctccATTGAACAGACGACACGCTCTCTCTTTACGGGTGAACTCCATTAACCTCCGGAGTCAACTTGCATGGCTCTGCTTTTTTTATAgagtttgtaagtgtgtgtgtggggggggggggggtgagcagaATTTTCATTTTGTGCAAAGCTATTCATCAACACTGTCCGTGGTGCTAAGAAGGGGATAGAGAAgtaaagagcaagagagagagagatagagagagagaggaagagagagagagagagagagagagagagagagagagagagagagagagacttttcaCACCAAACTACCCGCATCTAAGCCACCGTCAACCCCGTCGCGCAACTTCTTAACCGAAATCTTATCAAGTCAGGGGGGTTTGTTTGGGTTAGAAAAAGTTGTCCTTTTCAAAACAACTGTCAGGGTGCtgctgcttcacacacacacacacacacacacacacacacacacacacacacacacgcatacacatgttCCCGGCGCTAAAGTTCATCAGCGGGCTTAACAGCCAATCAATGACAGCCGCGTGATAGCTAAGCCTGATGATTACAGTGCGCTTGATCGTTCCCGGTCCTCTGTGAAGCTGCATTAATGGAGCTTCATCAGGCGGCTTTGCGCGGCTAAGTGGGACTGGGCTCAATAATTactggggggagtggggggggcggggcttgatcATTCACATTCATCAACAGGGGGCTTACGTCAATAAAAAGCGACACCAATTTTAGCAATTTTGGCATTTTTTAATCCCCTGTTATCAGAAGATAACTCGACTGGGCGTCAGACGCGTCGGCGTGTTGTCAGGGCAACCgccgatgaggatgatgatgatgatgatgatggtgatgatgatggtgacgatgatgatgatgtaacactctctctctcagcacaaaGAGAGCACTTGGGTTCACTAAATGTCTTGTGGCAGCGGTGAACTCTGGGAACTAGGACAGGCTCACAGacagaacacccacacacacacacacacacacacacacacacacacacacacacacacacacacacacacacacacacacacacacaccaaatgggAGGGGCAATGTTTATGCACTGACGCTGCAATCAGTTTGTTTGTCTCAGACACGTCTGTGTCTGAGACAAGAAGGAAGTCACTTGGGTTTTGATTCTATTCAAActtgttctcctctcctctctccccctctcctctcctgtctccccctctcctctcctctctcctttaacTTGTCTCAGGCTGTGCGTTCGTGAAATACTCATCCCACGCTGAAGCCCAGTCAGCCATCAGCGCGCTACACGGCAGCCAGACCATGCCCGTGAGTACAgtgagtgtccgtgtgtgtgtgtgtgtgtgtgtcagcatagCTGCAAGTTTACATTTGTTATACAGCCTTTTTCTTGACCAATTcctaatgtttgtttgtgtgtttgtgtttgtgcgtccatgtaaatgtgtatgtgtgtatatgtatgtttgtgtgtgtgtgtgtgtgtgtgtgtgtgtgtgtgtgtgtgtgtgtgtgtgtgtgtgtgtgtgtgtgtgtgtgtgtgtctgtgtgtgtgtatatgtgtgtgtatatgtttgtgtgggtatatgtttgtgtgtgtgtgtgtgtgtgtgtgtgtgtgtgtgtgtgtgtgtgtgtgtgtgtgtgtgtgtgtgtgtgtgtgtgtgtggtgtgtgtgtgtgtgtgtgtgtgtgtgtgtgcgtgcgtgcgtgcgtgcgtgtgtgtgtgtgcagggggccTCGTCCAGTCTGGTGGTGAAGTTCGCAGACACGGATAAGGAACGCACCATTCGCCGCATGCAGCAGATGGCCGGTCAGATGGGCATCTTCAACCCCATGGCTCTGCAGTTCGGAGCGTATGGAGCCTACGCCCAGGCAAGGCGCCCAGGCAAAACGCCTCTGTCCCGCCTGCTTATTTATTCATGTACTCAGAAAGATCTCAATTAAGGAGCACCACGAGTGCACCCACGCCAGCTAGAACGCGTTAACCGGGAAGGTTTATGAAGATAATGAAGAGACGCCCCTCAGCCAGTCACCGATTCCCCGTCCCGCTGAGCCCGCGCCAGGAGATGTCGAACACACAAGTGCAAAATGACGCAGGCGGTGGCGCTTGATGAAGCAGCTTTTGATTTGGTTCTAAAAGGAttctctcccatccctctctccccttctcctccatccttTTCCTCCATCAATGTCGTCTCCTTTGCCTTCCtaacactcccccctcccccgccccctcctcatccccccccctcccccctcccctcccctccatcccccccctcccctcccctccatccccccccctcatcaccccccccccccctttttcccctcccctccaccccaccccccctcctcctcctcccccacccacccctcctcctcccccccccacccacccctcctcctcccccccccccttacccccacGCAGGTGCAGCAGCAGGCGGCGTTGATGGCGTCCGTGGGCCAGGGGGGCTACCTCAGCCCCATGGCGGCGTTCGCGGCCGCCCAGATGCAGCACATGGCCACCATCAACGGCATCCCTGGGGGACCCATGACCCCCACGTCAGGTAACAGCCgcgcaggggaggggaggagacggaggagggaggggtcggAGGTCACGTCACGGACTGGTGGAGAGAGTCTGAGGTCAGGgggagatagatagatgggctggggggggggggggggggggtgaggggagacggggggagtcAACCGGTGAAGGGAATTCATATTTCACCCGCTGGGGCTGTGGCTGTTGTTGATCGGAGTGGGAATGACGGACGGACAGGGGGCAATGCGAGTGACCAACAAATCATCGCAGCATCGTAGCGTCGTAGCATGCCTCATGAATGATGAATGCTGTGTGCGATTgcagctctccctctccctgttttCAATGTCAGAAACAATTCCCCGGTTCTCCATGTTGAGGTGCCTGAAAGGGGCTTGTGATGCTTAACGTGTCACTGTGAAGATAATGCAGGAACCATATACTGGCATGACATTTagccccctccctgctccatcGGTGCAGCCCCTCTGACATTTAAAACCATCGCTGTGGTGCCCGCAGAATGGCAAAACTTCCTGTAAACTCACAGTGATCCCCCTGTCTGATTATgttctgtgcgtctgtgtg encodes the following:
- the celf4 gene encoding CUGBP Elav-like family member 4 isoform X5, whose translation is MNRPIQVKPADSESRGEDRKLFVGMLNKQQSEDDVRRLFEAFGGIEECTILRGPDGNSKGCAFVKYSSHAEAQSAISALHGSQTMPGASSSLVVKFADTDKERTIRRMQQMAGQMGIFNPMALQFGAYGAYAQARLQQQAALMASVGQGGYLSPMAAFAAAQMQHMATINGIPGGPMTPTSGSTPPGISAPTVTSIPSPISVNGFTGLTQQQANGQPPAEAVFTNGIHPYPAAYPAAYGQISQAFPQPAPIIPQQQREGPEGCNLFIYHLPQEFGDGELMQMFLPFGNVISSKVFVDRATNQSKCFGFVSFDNPGSAQAAIQSMNGFQIGMKRLKVQLKRPKDANRPY
- the celf4 gene encoding CUGBP Elav-like family member 4 isoform X6; translation: MNRPIQVKPADSESRGEDRKLFVGMLNKQQSEDDVRRLFEAFGGIEECTILRGPDGNSKGCAFVKYSSHAEAQSAISALHGSQTMPGASSSLVVKFADTDKERTIRRMQQMAGQMGIFNPMALQFGAYGAYAQARLQQQAALMASVGQGGYLSPMAAFAAAQMQHMATINGIPGGPMTPTSAQSPTAADPLQQAYTGVQQYAAAYPAAYGQISQAFPQPAPIIPQQQREGPEGCNLFIYHLPQEFGDGELMQMFLPFGNVISSKVFVDRATNQSKCFGFVSFDNPGSAQAAIQSMNGFQIGMKRLKVQLKRPKDANRPY